One genomic region from Tachysurus fulvidraco isolate hzauxx_2018 chromosome 14, HZAU_PFXX_2.0, whole genome shotgun sequence encodes:
- the acsl2 gene encoding long-chain-fatty-acid--CoA ligase 6 isoform X1: MQLQEWLRSFRLSSGDLGSADVTDLRALLPSLALSPPSLLGLGALASLTAYWLVTRPRSIRPPCDLKAQSIPVQGDASCRRSALLKDDKLLDFYFEDTKTVYDMFQRGLRIAGDGPCLGFRKPGKPYQWISYAEVAERAQVLGSGLLAKGCKPTPKQFIGIFAQNRPEWVITELACYTFSMALVPLYDTLGLEAMVHILYLAEISLVACDKEEKAESLLVNKENGLIPTLSCLVIFNPVSAALVERGRKCGVEILQLEQLMDLGRENLQAPVPPQPEDLAVVCFTSGTTGKPKGAMITHGNITSNTSSVIKILEGFFEIRQEDVSISYLPLAHMFERMIQVSMFCHGARVGFYQGDISLLMDDIKTLKPTFFPVVPRLLNRIYDKIQGSVTSVLKRAILHYAVSRKQAELSSGIVRNDSVWDRLVFSKIQASLGGNLRFMLTASAPISPTVLSFLRAALGCLIFEGYGQTECTAGCTFSMPGDWSAGHVGAPLPCSMVKLTNIPDMNYYAKNGQGEICIRGPSVFQGYLRDEDRTAEALDSDGWLHTGDVGQWLPNGTLRIIDRKKNIFKLSQGEYIAPEKIENVYMRCVPVLQVFVHGDSLQSYLIGIVVPDPEVFVNWVKERGIVGSYEELCQNPDVKKAVLEDMTAEGKKAGLKSFEQVKDLYLHPEMFSISNGLLTPTLKSKRVDLRRVFSEQIAHMYSESAL, from the exons ATGCAGTTGCAGGAGTGGTTGCGTTCCTTTCGCCTCAGCAGCGGTGACTTAGGGAGCGCTGATGTAACAGATCTCAGGGCTCTTCTTCCCTCCCTGGCgctctctcctccttctctcctcgGGCTCGGAGCCTTGGCCTCGCTCACTGCCTACTGGCTGGTTACCCGACCTCGCTCCATCCGGCCTCCGTGCGACCTGAAGGCTCAGTCCATACCTGTGCAG GGAGACGCCAGTTGCAGACGTTCCGCCTTACTGAAGGACGACAAACTGCTAGACTTCTACTTTGAAGATACCAAGACCGTGTACGACATGTTTCAGAGAGGCCTGAGGATCGCAG GTGACGGGCCGTGCCTTGGCTTCAGGAAACCGGGAAAACCGTATCAGTGGATCTCCTACGCCGAG GTGGCAGAGAGGGCACAGGTGCTGGGCTCCGGCCTGCTGGCTAAAGGATGCAAGCCTACTCCTAAACAGTTCATCGGCATCTTCGCCCAGAACAGGCCAGag TGGGTTATTACAGAGTTGGCGTGCTACACCTTCTCCATGGCTTTAGTGCCTCTGTATGACACACTGGGCCTGGAGGCCATGGTGCACATCCTCTACTTGG cggAGATCTCTCTGGTGGCCTGTGATAAAGAGGAGAAGGCCGAGTCTCTGTTGGTCAATAAGGAGAATGGTTTGATTCCTACTCTGTCCTGTCTGGTGATCTTTAACCCTGTGAGCGCCGCCCTggtggagagagggaggaagtgTGGTGTGGAGATTTTGCAGCTCGAACAGCTCATG gATTTGGGCAGGGAAAATCTCCAGGCTCCAGTA CCTCCTCAGCCTGAGGACCTGGCTGTGGTGTGCTTCACCAGCGGAACTACAG GAAAGCCAAAAGGAGCCATGATCACGCACGGCAACATCACCTCCAACACCTCGTCCGTCATTAAGATCCTGGAG GGCTTTTTCGAGATTCGTCAGGAGGACGTGTCGATCTCGTACCTGCCCCTCGCTCACATGTTTGAACGCATGATTCAG GTGTCTATGTTCTGTCACGGAGCGAGAGTGGGCTTCTACCAGGGGGACATCTCGCTGCTCATGGACGACATCAAAACTCTGAAGCCCACCTTCTTCCCCGTGGTGCCCCGCCTACTCAACCGCATCTACGATAAG atccaGGGTTCAGTGACATCCGTGTTGAAGAGGGCCATCCTACACTACGCCGTGAGCCGGAAACAGGCCGAGCTGAGCAGCGGAATCGTCCGTAATGACAGTGTGTGGGACAGACTAGTGTTCAGTAAGATCCAG gCCAGTCTGGGAGGAAACCTGCGCTTCATGCTGACCGCCTCGGCTCCCATCTCGCCCACAGTGCTGTCCTTCCTCAGAGCTGCCCTCGGCTGCCTG atattcGAAGGCTACGGTCAGACTGAGTGCACGGCTGGCTGTACGTTCTCTATGCCTGGAGACTGGAGTGCAG GTCATGTTGGAGCTCCTCTTCCTTGTTCCATGGTGAAACTGACCAACATTCCAGACATGAACTATTACGCCAAGAACGGACAAGGAGAG atcTGTATCCGGGGACCCAGTGTATTTCAGGGTTACCTGAGGGATGAGGACAGGACGGCTGAAGCTCTGGACAGTGACGGCTGGTTACACACGGGAGATGTGGGACAGTGGCTGCCG aatggGACTCTTCGCATCATAGACAGAAAGAAGAATATCTTTAAACTGTCTCAGGGAGAATACATCGCTCCAGAGAAGATCGAGAACGTCTACATGCGTTGTGTACCTGTGCTGCAGGTGTTTGTGCATGGAGACAGTCTACAG tcttATTTAATAGGTATCGTGGTTCCAGACCCAGAAGTTTTTGTAAACTGGGTCAAAGAGAGAGGAATTGTGGGATCGTATGAAGAGCTCTGTCAGAATCCT GACGTGAAGAAAGCCGTGCTGGAGGACATGACCGCAGAGGGCAAGAAAGCAGGACTGAAGTCTTTTGAGCAG GTGAAGGATTTGTATCTGCACCCAGAGATGTTCAGCATCAGTAACGGCCTCCTCACTCCCACCCTGAAGAGCAAGCGCGTGGACCTGCGGCGCGTCTTCAGCGAGCAGATCGCACACATGTACAGCGAATCGGCCTTATAA
- the prkg1l gene encoding cGMP-dependent protein kinase egl-4 codes for MGTLRDLQFALQLKIEELRQRDTLIDELELELDAKDDLIRRLQGELDRLRVTLSCPGSATGQHRASSVKVKRRSVLTEPTNLDLNLILENPPMNHSKNLESQRVIEAALRENEWLKYVGKELSDLVDCAYLTTVAQGARLIREGDEASRSFILEEGKLEASRAGQKLHIIEAGTLFGELALLYNYTCTSTVTAAGNQLKKQRWCDTC; via the exons ATGGGTACTCTCAGAGATCTTCAGTTTGCGCTCCAGCTGAAGATCGAAGAGCTGCGTCAGAGAGACACTCTGATTGACGAATTAGAGCTGGAGCTTGACGCCAAAGACGATCTCATCCGGCGTTTGCAGGGCGAGCTCGATCGCCTCAGGGTCACTCTCAGCTGTCCCGGATCTGCCACAG GGCAACATCGTGCTTCATCTGTAAAGGTGAAGAGAAGATCTGTGCTTACAGAGCCTACAAACCTGGACCTGAATCTGATCCTAGAGAATCCTCCCATGAACCACAGCAAGAACCTGGA GTCTCAGCGAGTGATCGAGGCGGCACTAAGGGAGAACGAGTGGCTGAAGTATGTCGGGAAGGAGTTATCAGACCTGGTGGATTGTGCGTACCTTACAACCGTCGCCCAAGGGGCCAGACTCATCCGAGAGGGCGATGAGGCATCTCGATCCTTCATCCTGGAAG agggAAAACTTGAGGCATCCAGGGCTGGCCAGAAGCTGCATATTATCGAGGCTGGAACACTCTTTGGAGAGCTGGCTCTGCTTTACAACTACACCTGTACTTCTACTGttacag CAGCCGGTAATCAACTCAAAAAACAGAGATGGTGTGATACATGCTGA
- the acsl2 gene encoding long-chain-fatty-acid--CoA ligase 1 isoform X2 — translation MQLQEWLRSFRLSSGDLGSADVTDLRALLPSLALSPPSLLGLGALASLTAYWLVTRPRSIRPPCDLKAQSIPVQGDASCRRSALLKDDKLLDFYFEDTKTVYDMFQRGLRIAGDGPCLGFRKPGKPYQWISYAEVAERAQVLGSGLLAKGCKPTPKQFIGIFAQNRPEWVITELACYTFSMALVPLYDTLGLEAMVHILYLAEISLVACDKEEKAESLLVNKENGLIPTLSCLVIFNPVSAALVERGRKCGVEILQLEQLMDLGRENLQAPVPPQPEDLAVVCFTSGTTGKPKGAMITHGNITSNTSSVIKILEVSMFCHGARVGFYQGDISLLMDDIKTLKPTFFPVVPRLLNRIYDKIQGSVTSVLKRAILHYAVSRKQAELSSGIVRNDSVWDRLVFSKIQASLGGNLRFMLTASAPISPTVLSFLRAALGCLIFEGYGQTECTAGCTFSMPGDWSAGHVGAPLPCSMVKLTNIPDMNYYAKNGQGEICIRGPSVFQGYLRDEDRTAEALDSDGWLHTGDVGQWLPNGTLRIIDRKKNIFKLSQGEYIAPEKIENVYMRCVPVLQVFVHGDSLQSYLIGIVVPDPEVFVNWVKERGIVGSYEELCQNPDVKKAVLEDMTAEGKKAGLKSFEQVKDLYLHPEMFSISNGLLTPTLKSKRVDLRRVFSEQIAHMYSESAL, via the exons ATGCAGTTGCAGGAGTGGTTGCGTTCCTTTCGCCTCAGCAGCGGTGACTTAGGGAGCGCTGATGTAACAGATCTCAGGGCTCTTCTTCCCTCCCTGGCgctctctcctccttctctcctcgGGCTCGGAGCCTTGGCCTCGCTCACTGCCTACTGGCTGGTTACCCGACCTCGCTCCATCCGGCCTCCGTGCGACCTGAAGGCTCAGTCCATACCTGTGCAG GGAGACGCCAGTTGCAGACGTTCCGCCTTACTGAAGGACGACAAACTGCTAGACTTCTACTTTGAAGATACCAAGACCGTGTACGACATGTTTCAGAGAGGCCTGAGGATCGCAG GTGACGGGCCGTGCCTTGGCTTCAGGAAACCGGGAAAACCGTATCAGTGGATCTCCTACGCCGAG GTGGCAGAGAGGGCACAGGTGCTGGGCTCCGGCCTGCTGGCTAAAGGATGCAAGCCTACTCCTAAACAGTTCATCGGCATCTTCGCCCAGAACAGGCCAGag TGGGTTATTACAGAGTTGGCGTGCTACACCTTCTCCATGGCTTTAGTGCCTCTGTATGACACACTGGGCCTGGAGGCCATGGTGCACATCCTCTACTTGG cggAGATCTCTCTGGTGGCCTGTGATAAAGAGGAGAAGGCCGAGTCTCTGTTGGTCAATAAGGAGAATGGTTTGATTCCTACTCTGTCCTGTCTGGTGATCTTTAACCCTGTGAGCGCCGCCCTggtggagagagggaggaagtgTGGTGTGGAGATTTTGCAGCTCGAACAGCTCATG gATTTGGGCAGGGAAAATCTCCAGGCTCCAGTA CCTCCTCAGCCTGAGGACCTGGCTGTGGTGTGCTTCACCAGCGGAACTACAG GAAAGCCAAAAGGAGCCATGATCACGCACGGCAACATCACCTCCAACACCTCGTCCGTCATTAAGATCCTGGAG GTGTCTATGTTCTGTCACGGAGCGAGAGTGGGCTTCTACCAGGGGGACATCTCGCTGCTCATGGACGACATCAAAACTCTGAAGCCCACCTTCTTCCCCGTGGTGCCCCGCCTACTCAACCGCATCTACGATAAG atccaGGGTTCAGTGACATCCGTGTTGAAGAGGGCCATCCTACACTACGCCGTGAGCCGGAAACAGGCCGAGCTGAGCAGCGGAATCGTCCGTAATGACAGTGTGTGGGACAGACTAGTGTTCAGTAAGATCCAG gCCAGTCTGGGAGGAAACCTGCGCTTCATGCTGACCGCCTCGGCTCCCATCTCGCCCACAGTGCTGTCCTTCCTCAGAGCTGCCCTCGGCTGCCTG atattcGAAGGCTACGGTCAGACTGAGTGCACGGCTGGCTGTACGTTCTCTATGCCTGGAGACTGGAGTGCAG GTCATGTTGGAGCTCCTCTTCCTTGTTCCATGGTGAAACTGACCAACATTCCAGACATGAACTATTACGCCAAGAACGGACAAGGAGAG atcTGTATCCGGGGACCCAGTGTATTTCAGGGTTACCTGAGGGATGAGGACAGGACGGCTGAAGCTCTGGACAGTGACGGCTGGTTACACACGGGAGATGTGGGACAGTGGCTGCCG aatggGACTCTTCGCATCATAGACAGAAAGAAGAATATCTTTAAACTGTCTCAGGGAGAATACATCGCTCCAGAGAAGATCGAGAACGTCTACATGCGTTGTGTACCTGTGCTGCAGGTGTTTGTGCATGGAGACAGTCTACAG tcttATTTAATAGGTATCGTGGTTCCAGACCCAGAAGTTTTTGTAAACTGGGTCAAAGAGAGAGGAATTGTGGGATCGTATGAAGAGCTCTGTCAGAATCCT GACGTGAAGAAAGCCGTGCTGGAGGACATGACCGCAGAGGGCAAGAAAGCAGGACTGAAGTCTTTTGAGCAG GTGAAGGATTTGTATCTGCACCCAGAGATGTTCAGCATCAGTAACGGCCTCCTCACTCCCACCCTGAAGAGCAAGCGCGTGGACCTGCGGCGCGTCTTCAGCGAGCAGATCGCACACATGTACAGCGAATCGGCCTTATAA